A single region of the Deefgea piscis genome encodes:
- a CDS encoding YeiH family protein, with translation MSHIDIKNITLGIILTGSIAISSIALGDTHLMQQWGFSALLLAIIFGILLGNSIFPRFASHCGDGVQFAKSDLLRWGIILYGFRITFQQIADVGVIGILVDALVLTTTFMLAYIVGTRWLQLDQHTSILIGAGSAICGAAAVLATEPILKAQSSKVAVAVSTVVIFGTVTIFLYPSLFYLNQKMGPILSANDFGVFTGATIHEVAQVVAASKEMGDDIAATAMITKMIRVMMLAPFLVILSMWLAKTHGAQHSQRGKITIPWFALIFILVAGFNSLNLLSKSIIEILLTLDTILLAMAMAALGLHTHVSAIRQAGLKPMLLAGFLFLYLIFGGVFITMLARMLLS, from the coding sequence ATGAGTCACATTGATATAAAAAACATAACTCTTGGCATAATACTAACCGGTAGCATTGCTATTTCTTCGATCGCTTTAGGTGATACGCATTTAATGCAGCAATGGGGATTTTCGGCTTTATTACTCGCAATCATATTTGGTATTTTGTTAGGCAATAGTATTTTTCCGCGTTTCGCCTCTCACTGCGGTGATGGCGTGCAGTTTGCGAAAAGTGATTTATTGCGTTGGGGGATTATTCTTTATGGTTTTCGAATAACATTTCAACAAATCGCCGATGTTGGCGTGATTGGCATCTTAGTTGATGCGCTAGTTTTAACCACCACTTTTATGCTGGCTTACATTGTTGGTACACGATGGCTTCAATTAGATCAGCACACCAGTATTTTAATTGGTGCAGGGAGTGCAATCTGCGGTGCGGCAGCAGTACTTGCGACTGAACCTATCCTTAAAGCTCAATCTTCAAAAGTCGCCGTCGCTGTCTCGACGGTTGTGATCTTTGGCACGGTTACCATTTTTTTATATCCGAGCTTATTTTATCTCAATCAAAAAATGGGACCGATTTTATCCGCCAATGACTTTGGCGTTTTTACTGGAGCAACGATTCATGAGGTGGCACAAGTCGTTGCTGCCAGCAAAGAAATGGGGGACGATATTGCAGCAACGGCAATGATCACTAAAATGATTCGCGTTATGATGCTTGCGCCATTTTTAGTTATTCTTTCAATGTGGCTCGCCAAAACACACGGAGCACAACATTCACAACGAGGAAAAATAACCATTCCATGGTTTGCGCTTATTTTTATTCTCGTCGCCGGTTTTAATTCACTTAATTTACTCTCAAAGAGCATCATTGAGATATTACTTACCCTCGACACGATTTTATTGGCAATGGCAATGGCGGCACTGGGTCTGCATACTCACGTCAGTGCGATTCGCCAAGCCGGATTAAAACCAATGCTCCTCGCGGGCTTTTTATTTTTGTATCTTATCTTTGGCGGCGTATTCATTACTATGCTTGCACGAATGCTACTATCTTAA
- a CDS encoding PA4780 family RIO1-like protein kinase has protein sequence MKTPKRLEPLVEDGLVDEVLRQLMSGKEATVYVVRCGDEVRCAKVYKDANHRSFKKNAAYQEGRKVKNSRQARAMEKGSRYGRQMQEEEWQNAEVDNLYRLAAAGVRVPTPYICFEGVLLMELVTGEDGNAAPRLNDVEMSAELARFYHAELLKQVVLMLCAGVIHGDLSEYNILVDEHGPVIIDLPQAVDAAGNNQAAAMLERDVDNLAEYFGQFAPELNGSQYGKEIWKLYEGGLLHPEVQLTGKIKQDHRKVDVRGVLREVEHVKEEHLQRQLPDFQP, from the coding sequence ATGAAAACACCAAAGAGATTAGAACCATTGGTGGAAGATGGTTTGGTTGACGAAGTCTTGCGCCAATTAATGAGCGGTAAAGAGGCTACGGTTTATGTTGTGCGTTGTGGCGATGAAGTTCGGTGCGCCAAGGTATATAAGGACGCCAACCATCGCAGCTTTAAAAAGAATGCCGCCTATCAAGAGGGTCGTAAGGTAAAAAATAGCCGCCAAGCTAGAGCAATGGAAAAAGGCTCTCGTTATGGTCGGCAAATGCAAGAAGAAGAGTGGCAAAATGCCGAAGTCGATAATCTTTATCGCTTAGCGGCCGCTGGTGTGCGTGTGCCGACACCGTATATCTGTTTCGAAGGTGTGTTGTTGATGGAGTTGGTGACGGGTGAGGATGGTAATGCAGCCCCTCGTTTAAATGATGTCGAAATGAGTGCCGAGCTTGCACGCTTTTATCATGCCGAGTTGCTCAAGCAAGTAGTTTTAATGCTGTGTGCTGGGGTGATCCATGGCGATTTGTCAGAATACAATATTCTGGTTGATGAGCATGGCCCCGTTATTATTGATTTGCCACAGGCTGTCGATGCTGCAGGTAATAATCAAGCTGCGGCAATGCTAGAGCGTGACGTAGATAATCTAGCTGAGTATTTTGGCCAGTTTGCGCCTGAGCTGAATGGCTCACAGTACGGTAAAGAAATTTGGAAATTGTATGAGGGTGGCTTGCTGCATCCCGAAGTGCAACTCACAGGAAAAATTAAGCAAGATCATCGCAAAGTAGATGTGCGCGGTGTTTTGCGAGAGGTTGAGCATGTGAAAGAAGAGCATTTACAGCGCCAACTCCCCGATTTTCAGCCGTAA
- a CDS encoding sodium-dependent transporter codes for MSASRDGFTSTFGVLVATLGSAVGLGNIWKFPYMTGTNGGASFLVVYVLATLLVALPVMIVEIMLGRASRANAVTTFEVLAPKKQRFWPVIGYMGLIAAVLILAFYTGVAGWVFAYIFKSITGSIHSTDPASAKAAFGALVSNPLEALFWQWVVLAWAGTIIMMGVSKGIEAAAKKLMPILFLLLILLCIRSLTLPGAMEGVKFLFAPDFSKITASVMLTAVGLAFFKLSIGMGTMLTYGSYFRTEQNIPLTATRVMLADLSVSLLAGLAIFPAVFSFGFEPAAGPSLVFMTIPAVFASMPFGQFFMALFFVLAAIAATGAILSIMEVPVAMLSERFKFSRKKATLLTLGVIGLFGIPASLSSSLTASWTLFGLNPFDLFDYISSNILMPIGGILICLFVGWVYGLPQLQKQLSNDGQLNNGLVIKAVFILVRYITPTLILVIMLKGLGLI; via the coding sequence ATGAGCGCAAGTCGCGATGGTTTCACCTCCACATTTGGTGTCTTAGTCGCCACACTAGGTTCCGCAGTTGGCTTAGGTAATATCTGGAAGTTCCCCTATATGACAGGCACGAATGGCGGTGCGAGTTTCTTGGTGGTTTACGTACTGGCCACTTTATTAGTCGCCCTCCCCGTGATGATTGTTGAAATTATGCTTGGACGCGCCTCTCGCGCCAATGCCGTCACTACATTTGAAGTACTCGCACCGAAAAAGCAGCGCTTTTGGCCTGTTATTGGCTATATGGGCCTAATTGCAGCCGTACTGATTTTGGCTTTTTACACCGGCGTAGCTGGCTGGGTATTTGCTTATATCTTCAAATCAATCACCGGCAGCATCCACAGCACCGACCCCGCAAGCGCCAAAGCGGCATTTGGCGCTCTGGTTTCCAACCCCTTAGAAGCCTTATTTTGGCAATGGGTGGTATTGGCATGGGCAGGCACCATCATCATGATGGGTGTATCCAAAGGGATTGAGGCTGCAGCCAAAAAATTAATGCCGATTTTGTTTTTGCTATTAATTTTATTGTGCATCCGTAGCTTAACGCTACCAGGCGCAATGGAAGGCGTGAAATTTTTGTTTGCGCCTGACTTTAGCAAAATCACCGCTTCAGTGATGCTGACTGCTGTTGGCTTAGCTTTTTTCAAGCTATCGATCGGCATGGGCACCATGCTCACTTATGGCAGCTACTTCCGCACAGAACAAAACATTCCATTGACGGCCACTCGTGTGATGCTGGCGGATTTGTCTGTGTCATTACTGGCGGGTTTAGCGATTTTCCCTGCCGTGTTTTCTTTTGGCTTTGAGCCAGCAGCAGGTCCATCACTAGTCTTTATGACCATCCCTGCGGTCTTTGCCAGCATGCCATTTGGGCAGTTTTTTATGGCGCTGTTTTTTGTTTTAGCCGCCATTGCAGCAACGGGTGCGATTCTATCGATCATGGAAGTGCCGGTGGCCATGCTGTCGGAGCGCTTTAAGTTCAGTCGCAAGAAAGCCACATTACTCACACTGGGCGTGATTGGCTTATTTGGAATTCCGGCGTCGCTCTCATCTTCACTAACAGCCAGCTGGACTTTATTTGGCTTAAATCCATTCGATCTTTTCGATTACATCAGCTCAAACATTTTAATGCCAATTGGCGGCATCTTGATTTGTCTATTTGTCGGCTGGGTTTATGGCTTGCCACAGCTACAAAAACAATTGAGCAATGATGGGCAACTCAATAATGGCCTCGTCATTAAAGCCGTGTTTATTTTGGTACGCTACATTACGCCAACGCTGATTTTAGTCATCATGCTTAAAGGGCTGGGGCTTATCTAG
- a CDS encoding glycine zipper 2TM domain-containing protein has product MKSIFKWCSTALFGFILAGCAGVGMNQQQTYEVQQGVIEQISLVPLTHSDQLGVGAVLGGAAGAGLGSLIGAGTGRDVAMAMGAIAGAVAGKYGENRYDGNQQGQQVVVRLNSGVLVVVTQPYEANIYKGQRVYIEGSGSSARIAPM; this is encoded by the coding sequence ATGAAAAGCATATTTAAATGGTGTTCGACTGCGCTGTTTGGCTTTATTTTGGCGGGCTGCGCGGGGGTGGGTATGAATCAGCAGCAAACTTATGAAGTTCAGCAAGGGGTTATCGAACAAATTTCTTTGGTGCCTTTAACGCATTCTGATCAATTGGGCGTGGGGGCGGTTTTAGGTGGTGCGGCAGGTGCGGGTTTGGGGAGTTTGATTGGCGCAGGTACTGGGCGCGATGTGGCGATGGCAATGGGCGCAATCGCCGGTGCGGTGGCAGGGAAGTATGGCGAAAATCGTTATGACGGCAATCAGCAGGGGCAGCAGGTTGTGGTGCGCTTAAATAGTGGGGTATTAGTGGTAGTGACTCAGCCGTATGAGGCCAATATTTATAAAGGCCAGCGTGTATATATTGAAGGCTCTGGCTCGAGTGCGCGGATTGCGCCAATGTAG